Proteins from a genomic interval of Periophthalmus magnuspinnatus isolate fPerMag1 chromosome 11, fPerMag1.2.pri, whole genome shotgun sequence:
- the zgc:91910 gene encoding zinc finger protein 706-like has translation MARGQQKIQSQQKNAKKAAEKKKGQGADQKTAAKAALVHTCPVCRTQMPDPKTFKQHFESKHPKSPMPPELADVQA, from the exons ATGGCTCGTGGGCAGCAGAAGATTCAGTCCCAGCAGAAAAACGCCAAAAAAGCGGCGGAGAAGAAGAAGGGTCAAGGCGCTGACCAGAAAACAGCGGCTAAAGCGGCACTTGTCCACACCTGCCCCGTGTGCCGT ACACAGATGCCCGACCCGAAGACCTTTAAGCAGCATTTTGAGAGCAAACACCCCAAGTCTCCAATGCCCCCTGAGCTGGCCGACGTGCAGGCATAA
- the gsk3aa gene encoding glycogen synthase kinase 3 alpha a isoform X2, producing MSGSGRARTSSFAEPPGVPGAAAAAVGSSSGKSGVPQASGGSSSGCANIKLSRDSGKVTTVVATPGQGPDRPQEVSYTDIKVIGNGSFGVVYQARLIDSQEMVAIKKVLQDKRFKNRELQIMRKLDHCNIVRLRYFFYSSGEKKDEVYLNLVLDFVPETVYRVARQFNKAKSIIPIIYVKVYMYQLFRSLAYIHSQGVCHRDIKPQNLLVDPETAVLKLCDFGSAKQLVRGEPNVSYICSRYYRAPELIFGATDYTANIDIWSAGCVLAELLLGQPIFPGDSGVDQLVEIIKVLGTPTREQIREMNPNYTEFKFPQIKAHPWTKVFKPRTPPEAIALCSRLLEYTPASRLSPLEACSHAFFDELRLPNTRLPSGRELPPLFNFSTAELSIQPQLNSTLIPPHARSHTVSSAHDGSGSDSSQHSSVQGSLNSI from the exons ATGAGCGGCAGCGGGCGGGCGAGGACCAGCTCGTTTGCTGAGCCGCCTGGAGTCCCCGGCGCCGCCGCCGCTGCTGTGGGGAGCAGCTCAGGAAAGTCCGGGGTCCCACAGGCCTCCGGAGGCAGCTCATCGGGATGCGCCAACATCAAATTGTCCA GAGACAGTGGCAAAGTGACAACAGTTGTGGCCACTCCGGGTCAGGGCCCAGATCGCCCACAGGAAGTGTCCTATACCGACATCAAG GTGATCGGAAATGGCTCCTTTGGTGTTGTGTACCAAGCTCGACTCATCGACAGCCAGGAGATGGTTGCAATTAAAAAAGTTTTACAGGATAAACGGTTTAAG AATCGAGAACTTCAGATTATGAGGAAGCTGGACCACTGCAACATTGTCAGACTACGTTACTTCTTCTACTCCAGTGGGGAGAAG AAAGATGAAGTGTATCTCAATCTTGTGCTGGATTTCGTCCCTGAGACGGTGTACCGAGTGGCGCGGCAGTTTAACAAGGCCAAAAGCATCATCCCTATCATTTATGTGAAG GTGTACATGTACCAGTTGTTCCGCAGCCTGGCATACATCCACTCTCAGGGCGTGTGTCACCGAGACATCAAGCCCCAAAATCTGCTCGTCGACCCGGAGACTGCCGTTCTCAAACTCTGCGACTTTGGCAG TGCTAAACAGCTGGTGCGCGGCGAGCCTAACGTGTCGTACATCTGCTCCCGGTACTATCGCGCTCCGGAGCTCATCTTTGGAGCCACAGACTACACGGCCAACATCGACATCTGGTCGGCCGGCTGTGTGCTCGCTGAGCTGCTGCTGGGACAACCTATCTTCCCCGGGGACAGTGGGGTGGACCAGCTCGTGGAGATCATCAAG GTTTTGGGAACTCCAACCAGAGAACAGATTCGTGAAATGAACCCAAACTACACAGAATTCAAGTTTCCTCAAATCAAAGCTCATCCATGGACCAAG GTGTTTAAGCCGCGCACGCCGCCAGAGGCCATAGCTCTGTGCTCCCGTCTGTTGGAGTACACTCCGGCCTCGCGCCTCTCTCCTTTAGAGGCCTGCTCTCATGCCTTCTTCGATGAGCTGCGGCTGCCTAACACTCGTCTGCCCAGTGGCCGAGAGCTGCCCCCCCTCTTCAACTTCAGCACTGCAG AGCTCTCGATCCAGCCTCAGCTGAACTCCACACTGATCCCTCCTCACGCTCGCTCTCACACGGTCTCCTCCGCCCACG ATGGCAGTGGTTCGGATTCGTCTCAGCACAGCTCAGTCCAGGGCTCTCTGAACAGCATCTGA
- the gsk3aa gene encoding glycogen synthase kinase 3 alpha a isoform X1, whose protein sequence is MSGSGRARTSSFAEPPGVPGAAAAAVGSSSGKSGVPQASGGSSSGCANIKLSRDSGKVTTVVATPGQGPDRPQEVSYTDIKVIGNGSFGVVYQARLIDSQEMVAIKKVLQDKRFKNRELQIMRKLDHCNIVRLRYFFYSSGEKKDEVYLNLVLDFVPETVYRVARQFNKAKSIIPIIYVKVYMYQLFRSLAYIHSQGVCHRDIKPQNLLVDPETAVLKLCDFGSAKQLVRGEPNVSYICSRYYRAPELIFGATDYTANIDIWSAGCVLAELLLGQPIFPGDSGVDQLVEIIKVLGTPTREQIREMNPNYTEFKFPQIKAHPWTKVFKPRTPPEAIALCSRLLEYTPASRLSPLEACSHAFFDELRLPNTRLPSGRELPPLFNFSTAELSIQPQLNSTLIPPHARSHTVSSAHGNTLIHGSDSSQHSSVQGSLNSI, encoded by the exons ATGAGCGGCAGCGGGCGGGCGAGGACCAGCTCGTTTGCTGAGCCGCCTGGAGTCCCCGGCGCCGCCGCCGCTGCTGTGGGGAGCAGCTCAGGAAAGTCCGGGGTCCCACAGGCCTCCGGAGGCAGCTCATCGGGATGCGCCAACATCAAATTGTCCA GAGACAGTGGCAAAGTGACAACAGTTGTGGCCACTCCGGGTCAGGGCCCAGATCGCCCACAGGAAGTGTCCTATACCGACATCAAG GTGATCGGAAATGGCTCCTTTGGTGTTGTGTACCAAGCTCGACTCATCGACAGCCAGGAGATGGTTGCAATTAAAAAAGTTTTACAGGATAAACGGTTTAAG AATCGAGAACTTCAGATTATGAGGAAGCTGGACCACTGCAACATTGTCAGACTACGTTACTTCTTCTACTCCAGTGGGGAGAAG AAAGATGAAGTGTATCTCAATCTTGTGCTGGATTTCGTCCCTGAGACGGTGTACCGAGTGGCGCGGCAGTTTAACAAGGCCAAAAGCATCATCCCTATCATTTATGTGAAG GTGTACATGTACCAGTTGTTCCGCAGCCTGGCATACATCCACTCTCAGGGCGTGTGTCACCGAGACATCAAGCCCCAAAATCTGCTCGTCGACCCGGAGACTGCCGTTCTCAAACTCTGCGACTTTGGCAG TGCTAAACAGCTGGTGCGCGGCGAGCCTAACGTGTCGTACATCTGCTCCCGGTACTATCGCGCTCCGGAGCTCATCTTTGGAGCCACAGACTACACGGCCAACATCGACATCTGGTCGGCCGGCTGTGTGCTCGCTGAGCTGCTGCTGGGACAACCTATCTTCCCCGGGGACAGTGGGGTGGACCAGCTCGTGGAGATCATCAAG GTTTTGGGAACTCCAACCAGAGAACAGATTCGTGAAATGAACCCAAACTACACAGAATTCAAGTTTCCTCAAATCAAAGCTCATCCATGGACCAAG GTGTTTAAGCCGCGCACGCCGCCAGAGGCCATAGCTCTGTGCTCCCGTCTGTTGGAGTACACTCCGGCCTCGCGCCTCTCTCCTTTAGAGGCCTGCTCTCATGCCTTCTTCGATGAGCTGCGGCTGCCTAACACTCGTCTGCCCAGTGGCCGAGAGCTGCCCCCCCTCTTCAACTTCAGCACTGCAG AGCTCTCGATCCAGCCTCAGCTGAACTCCACACTGATCCCTCCTCACGCTCGCTCTCACACGGTCTCCTCCGCCCACGGTAACACACTTATACA TGGTTCGGATTCGTCTCAGCACAGCTCAGTCCAGGGCTCTCTGAACAGCATCTGA